One window of Acidobacteriota bacterium genomic DNA carries:
- a CDS encoding lasso peptide biosynthesis B2 protein has translation MRSRLETALTMSRRQWAVLIRAWFVLTVISISLRCVPLPTLRNFLRRCSPLEGSPAMSGAEVRRLVTRAGRLHPARVVCLQRSLCLEYLLRRQGTLADFRLGVRRSGDSIEAHAWVELNGEPLGEQSAPSSFRCLEMAH, from the coding sequence ATGAGATCGAGACTCGAAACGGCGCTCACCATGTCCCGTCGGCAATGGGCGGTTCTGATACGCGCCTGGTTCGTTCTGACCGTTATCTCGATTTCCCTGCGATGTGTTCCCCTGCCGACGCTGCGCAATTTTCTGCGCCGTTGCTCTCCCCTTGAGGGATCACCGGCCATGAGTGGTGCTGAGGTTCGAAGATTGGTGACTCGAGCGGGGCGGCTGCATCCGGCCCGCGTGGTCTGCTTGCAGCGGTCTCTGTGCCTGGAGTATTTGCTTCGCCGGCAGGGTACGCTGGCAGATTTTCGGTTGGGAGTGCGGCGTTCCGGCGACTCGATCGAGGCCCACGCCTGGGTCGAGCTGAACGGTGAGCCGCTGGGAGAGCAAAGCGCTCCGTCGAGCTTTCGCTGTCTGGAGATGGCGCACTGA
- a CDS encoding PqqD family protein, whose product MSLSGALLYALAESISVGKLGAWKRNTMTSSEEASQVGDSKQAGYSIPEEVVFRELDGEAVLLHLAKGEYFGLDSVGTRMWNLLRTEERAESVIDRLEEEYAAGRDRLTEDVGEFIERLAERGLLVLKGTKVQ is encoded by the coding sequence TTGTCCCTTTCCGGAGCCCTGTTGTATGCTTTGGCGGAGTCGATTTCCGTTGGCAAGCTGGGGGCGTGGAAGCGCAATACGATGACGAGCAGTGAAGAAGCGTCCCAGGTCGGTGATTCGAAGCAGGCGGGCTACTCCATTCCTGAAGAGGTTGTGTTCCGGGAGTTGGATGGCGAAGCCGTACTTCTGCACCTCGCCAAAGGTGAGTACTTCGGACTAGACTCGGTTGGAACGCGGATGTGGAATCTGTTGCGGACCGAAGAACGTGCGGAATCCGTGATCGACCGATTGGAAGAGGAGTATGCCGCCGGGCGTGATCGGCTGACTGAGGACGTCGGCGAGTTCATCGAACGGCTGGCGGAGCGGGGCCTGTTGGTCCTGAAGGGGACGAAAGTCCAATGA